Proteins co-encoded in one Paraburkholderia terrae genomic window:
- a CDS encoding ABCB family ABC transporter ATP-binding protein/permease: MRRSSASSEPSPISNLPRNDWQTIVSLLPYLATYKWRVVFALSCLIGAKVANLGVPIVMKRIVDGLASVQHLTALGRATNAPGIVLLGGVGLLVVAYAVVRLSTSLFTELREILFSKVTESAVRQLALKVFRHLHALSLRFHLERQTGGMSRDIERGTRGITQLISYSLYSILPTLVEVGLVLGFFVVKYEAYYAIVTFIALAAYITFTVKVTEWRTHFRRTMNELDSKANSRAIDSLLNYETVKYFNNEEWEAQRYDENLKRYRAAAIKSQNSLSALNFGQQAIIGTGLVFILWRATQGVMAGRLTLGDLVLINTFMLQLYIPLNFLGVVYRELKQSLTDMDRMFTLLGAAREVPDAPDALPLVVSGAQVSFEHVNFAYEPARPILHDVSFTIAAGTTTAVVGHSGSGKSTLARLLFRFYDLDRATGGAIRIDGQDIRDVTQDSLRASIGIVPQDTVLFNDTIYYNIAYGRPSATRDEVIAAARAAHIHEFIESLPKGYDTPVGERGLKLSGGEKQRVAIARTVLKNPPVLLFDEATSALDSRSERAIQHELDLIARERTTLIIAHRLSTVVHAEQIIVMDKGRIVERGTFAELILVGGLFAQMWALQQERAAHAEEVLDLPTDGE, translated from the coding sequence ATGCGTCGCTCTTCCGCTTCGTCCGAACCGTCGCCGATTTCGAATCTGCCGCGCAACGACTGGCAAACCATCGTCTCGCTGTTGCCGTACCTTGCGACCTACAAATGGCGCGTGGTGTTCGCGCTCAGCTGCCTGATCGGCGCGAAGGTTGCCAATCTTGGCGTGCCGATCGTGATGAAGCGGATCGTCGACGGTCTTGCTTCCGTGCAGCACCTGACGGCGCTCGGCCGCGCGACGAACGCGCCGGGCATCGTGCTGCTGGGCGGCGTGGGGCTGCTGGTGGTCGCGTATGCCGTCGTGCGGTTGTCGACGTCGCTTTTCACTGAGCTGCGCGAAATTCTCTTCTCGAAGGTGACGGAAAGCGCGGTGCGTCAACTGGCGCTGAAAGTGTTCCGGCATCTGCATGCGCTGTCGCTGCGTTTTCATCTGGAGCGGCAAACGGGCGGCATGTCGCGCGATATCGAACGCGGCACGCGCGGCATCACGCAACTGATTTCGTACTCGCTCTACAGCATTCTGCCGACGCTCGTCGAAGTCGGTCTCGTGCTCGGCTTCTTCGTCGTCAAATACGAGGCGTACTACGCGATCGTCACGTTCATCGCGCTGGCTGCGTACATCACGTTCACGGTGAAGGTGACCGAGTGGCGCACGCACTTTCGCCGCACGATGAACGAGCTCGATTCGAAGGCGAACTCGCGCGCGATCGATTCGCTGCTGAACTACGAGACGGTCAAGTACTTCAACAATGAAGAGTGGGAAGCGCAGCGTTACGACGAGAACCTGAAGCGCTATCGCGCAGCGGCGATCAAGTCGCAGAACTCGCTGTCGGCGCTGAACTTCGGGCAGCAGGCGATCATCGGTACTGGGCTCGTGTTCATCCTGTGGCGTGCGACGCAAGGCGTGATGGCAGGGCGGCTCACGCTCGGCGATCTCGTGCTGATCAACACGTTCATGTTGCAGCTGTATATTCCGCTGAATTTTCTTGGCGTCGTGTATCGCGAGCTGAAGCAGAGTCTCACGGATATGGACCGGATGTTCACGCTGCTTGGCGCGGCGCGCGAAGTGCCCGATGCGCCCGATGCGTTGCCGCTCGTCGTGAGTGGTGCGCAGGTGAGCTTCGAGCATGTGAACTTCGCCTACGAGCCGGCGCGTCCGATTCTGCATGACGTGAGTTTCACGATTGCTGCGGGCACGACCACGGCGGTGGTTGGCCATAGCGGCTCGGGCAAATCGACGCTCGCGCGGCTGCTGTTTCGCTTCTACGATCTGGATCGCGCGACGGGCGGTGCGATTCGCATCGACGGGCAGGATATTCGCGATGTGACGCAGGATTCGTTGCGGGCGTCGATCGGCATCGTGCCGCAGGATACTGTGCTGTTCAACGACACGATCTACTACAACATCGCGTATGGCCGGCCTTCGGCGACGCGCGACGAAGTGATCGCGGCGGCGCGCGCGGCGCATATTCATGAGTTCATCGAGAGCTTGCCCAAGGGGTATGACACGCCGGTCGGCGAACGTGGGCTGAAGCTTTCTGGTGGTGAGAAGCAGCGCGTTGCGATTGCGCGGACCGTGCTGAAGAATCCGCCTGTGCTGCTGTTCGATGAAGCGACTTCAGCGCTTGATTCGCGGTCGGAGCGTGCTATTCAGCACGAGTTGGATTTGATTGCTCGCGAGCGGACGACTTTGATTATTGCGCATCGGCTGTCGACGGTTGTGCATGCGGAGCAGATTATCGTGATGGATAAGGGGCGCATCGTCGAGCGCGGGACTTTTGCTGAACTGATTCTCGTTGGTGGGTTGTTTGCGCAGATGTGGGCCTTGCAGCAGGAGCGTGCTGCGCACGCGGAAGAGGTTTTGGATTTGCCTACGGATGGGGAGTGA
- a CDS encoding IS256 family transposase: MPRKPKTTTEAQTALPSIPKELIDQFVKGPMTAEAVHAASAAFKKALIERALGAELGHHLGYPAGAVRPEDATNQRNGKSGKTVLTDDGPLRLEIPRDRDGSFAPILIPKHERRFTGFDDKIIAMYARGMTVREIQGFLAEQYGTDVSPEFISSVTDAVMDEVSIWQARPLEPMYPVVFFDALRVKIREEGMVRNKAIYLALGILPDGTRDILGLWIENTEGAKFWMKVFSDLKVRGVQDILIAVTDGLKGMPEALGAVFPATTLQTCIVHLIRHSLDYASWKDRRGLAAALKPIYSATGAEAAQTELDAFEQGEWGQKFPTVVAAWRRAWDRVIPFFAFPPAVRKVIYTTNAIESVNARLRKIVKTGGHFPTDEAATKLLWLALRNITADWSRAAHDWKAAMNQFAILYEDRFTRNHL; this comes from the coding sequence ATGCCACGCAAACCCAAGACGACCACCGAAGCGCAGACAGCGTTGCCGTCCATTCCGAAGGAACTAATCGACCAGTTCGTGAAGGGGCCGATGACGGCCGAAGCGGTGCATGCCGCTTCGGCGGCGTTCAAGAAGGCGCTGATCGAGCGGGCGCTGGGCGCCGAACTTGGACACCATCTGGGCTATCCGGCGGGTGCCGTGCGGCCAGAAGATGCGACCAACCAGCGCAACGGCAAGAGCGGCAAGACAGTGCTGACCGACGACGGTCCGCTACGCCTGGAGATTCCCCGTGACCGCGACGGCAGCTTTGCGCCGATCCTGATTCCGAAGCACGAACGGCGTTTTACCGGCTTTGACGACAAGATCATCGCGATGTACGCCCGTGGCATGACAGTGCGCGAGATCCAGGGGTTTCTGGCCGAGCAGTACGGTACCGATGTATCGCCGGAATTCATCAGTTCGGTGACCGATGCCGTGATGGACGAGGTGAGTATCTGGCAGGCGCGTCCGCTCGAGCCGATGTACCCGGTAGTGTTCTTTGACGCGCTACGCGTCAAGATCCGCGAGGAAGGGATGGTGCGCAACAAGGCGATCTATCTGGCGCTGGGCATCCTGCCGGACGGCACACGGGACATCCTGGGGCTGTGGATCGAGAACACGGAAGGCGCGAAGTTCTGGATGAAGGTATTCAGCGACCTGAAGGTGCGTGGCGTGCAGGACATCCTGATCGCAGTCACCGATGGACTGAAGGGCATGCCTGAAGCACTGGGCGCGGTGTTTCCGGCCACCACGCTCCAGACGTGCATCGTGCACCTGATCCGCCACTCGCTGGACTACGCGAGCTGGAAAGACCGGCGGGGGCTGGCTGCTGCCCTCAAGCCGATCTATTCGGCAACGGGCGCTGAAGCTGCGCAGACCGAACTGGATGCGTTCGAACAGGGTGAGTGGGGCCAGAAATTCCCGACGGTGGTGGCCGCCTGGCGTCGGGCCTGGGATCGCGTGATCCCCTTCTTCGCGTTTCCGCCAGCGGTTCGCAAGGTGATCTACACGACCAATGCCATCGAAAGTGTCAATGCCCGGCTACGCAAGATCGTCAAGACGGGTGGGCACTTCCCGACGGACGAGGCCGCGACCAAACTGCTATGGCTGGCCTTGCGCAATATCACGGCTGACTGGAGCCGTGCCGCGCATGACTGGAAAGCCGCGATGAACCAGTTCGCGATCCTCTACGAGGATCGCTTCACAAGGAATCATTTGTAG
- the murU gene encoding N-acetylmuramate alpha-1-phosphate uridylyltransferase MurU, with translation MIFAAGRGDRMRPLTDTCPKPLLKVGGKALIEWQIERLADAGFTTIVVNHAWLGAQIEDALGDGSRFGVELRYSAEHEALETAGGIAKALPLLEDSGRPEVFVGVAGDVYADFDYSTLRAAGARLAAADSPGMHLVMVPNPLFHPAGDFVLGGDGLLALEGSPRYTFGSIGLYDTRMFRDLPVGTRRALTPFYRETIAQGRATGALYDGLWENVGTPAQLRALDELLKV, from the coding sequence ATGATCTTCGCCGCCGGGCGCGGCGACCGGATGCGGCCGTTGACGGACACGTGTCCGAAGCCGTTGTTGAAAGTGGGCGGCAAGGCGCTGATCGAATGGCAGATCGAGCGGCTGGCAGACGCCGGTTTTACGACGATTGTCGTGAATCATGCCTGGCTCGGCGCGCAGATTGAGGATGCGTTGGGCGATGGTTCGCGGTTTGGTGTCGAGTTGCGTTATTCCGCCGAGCATGAAGCGCTTGAAACGGCGGGTGGGATTGCCAAGGCGTTGCCGCTGCTGGAGGACTCAGGCAGGCCTGAGGTGTTCGTCGGCGTCGCGGGTGATGTGTACGCGGATTTTGATTATTCGACGCTGCGCGCGGCGGGTGCTCGTCTTGCGGCTGCGGATTCGCCGGGGATGCATCTTGTGATGGTGCCGAATCCTTTGTTTCATCCTGCTGGGGATTTTGTGCTCGGCGGCGATGGGCTGTTGGCGCTTGAGGGCTCGCCACGGTATACGTTCGGTAGCATCGGGCTCTATGACACACGGATGTTTCGGGATCTCCCCGTTGGGACGCGGCGCGCGCTTACGCCGTTTTATCGCGAGACTATTGCGCAGGGGCGCGCTACTGGGGCGCTGTATGACGGGTTGTGGGAGAACGTTGGGACTCCGGCGCAGCTTCGGGCGCTTGATGAGTTGTTGAAGGTGTAG
- a CDS encoding aminoglycoside phosphotransferase family protein: MTLPPVSSLTSASSTADARLELLGAWLQTHAGRYGLDLATLKPASADASFRRYFRLAGSGAELVAGGATVIAVDAPPPEKCREFVQVAGLLADAGVHVPRVLEVDLDAGFMLVTDLGTQSYLSTLKQSSPAEAKTLMRDALDALIRWQLASREDVLPPFDEAFLRREMELMPEWFIGRHLGQEVDKNTRGVLDRTFALLVASARAQPQVFMLRDFMPRNLMIASPNPGVLDFQDAVYGPITYDVASLLRDAFIGWDEEFELDCFVYYWERAKKAGLPVDADFGEFYRQLEWMGLQRHIKVLGLFCRINYRDSKPHYMADLPRFIGYARKVCERYRPLVPFARLLDDLEGRAVDVGYTF, translated from the coding sequence ATGACGCTTCCCCCCGTATCTTCCCTTACATCCGCTTCTTCGACGGCGGACGCCCGGCTCGAGCTTCTCGGCGCCTGGCTGCAAACCCACGCCGGCCGCTACGGCCTCGACCTCGCCACGCTGAAGCCCGCTTCCGCCGATGCGAGCTTTCGCCGCTACTTCCGCCTCGCGGGCAGCGGCGCGGAGCTTGTCGCGGGTGGCGCGACGGTGATCGCCGTCGATGCGCCGCCGCCCGAAAAATGCCGCGAATTCGTGCAGGTGGCGGGTTTGCTGGCCGACGCGGGCGTCCACGTGCCGCGCGTGCTGGAAGTCGATCTCGATGCGGGCTTCATGCTCGTCACCGATCTCGGCACGCAGTCGTATCTGTCGACGCTGAAGCAGAGCAGTCCCGCCGAAGCCAAAACACTGATGCGCGACGCGCTAGATGCGCTGATCCGCTGGCAGCTCGCCTCGCGCGAAGACGTGCTGCCGCCGTTCGACGAAGCGTTCCTGCGCCGCGAGATGGAGCTGATGCCGGAATGGTTCATCGGCCGGCATCTCGGGCAGGAAGTGGATAAGAACACGCGCGGCGTGCTCGATCGCACCTTCGCGCTGCTGGTCGCGAGCGCGCGGGCGCAGCCGCAGGTTTTCATGCTGCGGGATTTCATGCCGCGCAATCTGATGATCGCCAGCCCGAATCCCGGCGTGCTCGACTTTCAGGACGCGGTGTACGGTCCGATCACGTATGACGTTGCGTCACTGCTGCGCGATGCGTTCATCGGTTGGGACGAAGAGTTCGAGCTGGACTGCTTCGTGTACTACTGGGAGCGCGCGAAAAAAGCGGGGCTGCCCGTCGATGCCGACTTCGGCGAGTTCTACCGACAGCTCGAATGGATGGGCCTGCAGCGGCATATCAAGGTGCTCGGCCTGTTCTGCCGGATCAACTATCGCGATAGCAAGCCGCATTACATGGCGGATCTGCCGCGTTTCATCGGCTATGCGCGCAAGGTATGCGAGCGTTATCGGCCGCTCGTGCCGTTCGCCAGGCTGCTCGATGACCTCGAAGGCCGCGCCGTCGACGTCGGCTACACGTTCTGA
- a CDS encoding LPS-assembly protein LptD, which yields MPPRQLFRTTSSSDALPRRRRLAAALVAVPGLLPALSHAQLAGEAAQAQPIDAPWGLRLAPQLEEHSTPNGQSPATFVLGDSTTGTADQDIAAKGAAEVRRTNSALKADALHYDQDTDMADAYGNVHLSGNGATFSGPEAHMKIESSEGFMTTPKYHFTVTGGSGSAERVDLLDNERSVFTRGTYTACQCAEDPAWYIKGSEFDFDTGADDGVAHNGVLFFQGVPVFASPWLSFPLSGARRSGLLPPTASLSSTNGFELALPYYFNIAPNRDLTVTPRILSKRGVQLQANFRYLSPTYSGSITGEYLPDDKITHTNRYALYIQHNQNFGSGFGGYIYYNKVSDNTYPEDLSSTTNQFLNGTQLLYQQEAGLTYNNGPWSVLAREQHWQTLSPSTAPYGREPQLNVKYAKYNVGGFDFGAEADYSRFRITTADATEGDRVVFNPYLSYSVIGPGYFVTPKVQWHFASYDLSNIGTGSPANQPKNFTESIPTFSFDTGLIFDRSVRLFGQDFIQTLEPRLYYVYTPYRNQNFAPLFDTAESDFGLAEIFTPNTFVGNDRIADANRVTAAITTRFLNPATGDERARFVIAQQYYFRDQRVTLNQTPQSSEQATHSDLILGASLKLGAGFASETAFQYNADNNQLVKTSIGFGYSPAAGKVINLGYRYTRANTTLDNQPINQLLISGQWPLMHRVFGVGRINYDLKAQRVVDALLGMQYDADCWTLGVGFQRYANGVNSTGGTSSGTRVLAQLTFKGLSSVDNGLMSAFRASVAGYQPPPPPPPPESQFNNYQ from the coding sequence ATGCCGCCTAGACAGCTTTTCCGAACCACTTCCTCCTCTGACGCCCTGCCGCGCAGAAGGCGGCTCGCAGCGGCGCTGGTCGCCGTGCCGGGTCTGCTGCCCGCGCTCTCGCACGCGCAGCTGGCGGGAGAGGCGGCGCAGGCGCAGCCGATAGACGCGCCGTGGGGCCTGCGGCTGGCTCCACAACTCGAAGAACATTCGACACCCAACGGCCAGAGCCCCGCCACCTTCGTGCTGGGCGACTCGACGACGGGCACGGCCGACCAGGACATCGCGGCCAAGGGTGCAGCGGAAGTCCGCCGCACCAATTCGGCGCTGAAAGCCGACGCGCTTCATTACGATCAGGATACGGACATGGCCGATGCTTACGGCAATGTCCATCTGTCGGGCAACGGGGCCACGTTTTCGGGCCCGGAAGCGCACATGAAGATCGAGTCGAGCGAAGGCTTCATGACCACGCCCAAGTATCACTTCACGGTGACGGGCGGTTCGGGCAGTGCGGAGCGCGTCGATCTGCTCGATAACGAGCGCTCGGTGTTCACGCGCGGCACCTACACGGCGTGCCAGTGCGCGGAAGATCCCGCGTGGTACATCAAGGGCAGCGAGTTCGATTTCGATACGGGCGCGGATGACGGCGTCGCGCACAACGGCGTGCTGTTCTTCCAGGGCGTTCCTGTATTCGCGAGCCCGTGGCTGTCGTTCCCGTTGTCGGGCGCGCGGCGCAGCGGCCTGTTGCCGCCGACGGCATCGCTCAGTTCGACCAACGGTTTCGAACTGGCGCTGCCGTACTACTTCAACATTGCGCCCAACCGCGATCTGACGGTGACGCCGCGCATCCTGTCGAAGCGCGGCGTGCAGTTGCAGGCGAACTTCCGCTATCTGTCGCCGACCTATAGCGGCTCGATCACGGGCGAGTATCTGCCCGACGACAAGATCACCCACACGAACCGGTACGCGCTGTATATCCAGCACAACCAGAACTTCGGTTCGGGCTTCGGCGGGTACATCTACTACAACAAGGTCTCGGACAACACCTATCCGGAAGACCTGTCGTCGACGACGAACCAGTTCCTGAACGGCACCCAGCTGCTGTACCAGCAGGAAGCCGGTCTCACGTACAACAACGGGCCGTGGTCCGTGCTTGCGCGCGAGCAGCACTGGCAGACGCTTTCGCCGTCCACCGCGCCGTACGGCCGCGAACCGCAGTTGAACGTGAAGTACGCGAAGTACAATGTCGGCGGTTTCGACTTCGGCGCGGAAGCGGACTACTCGCGCTTTCGCATCACGACGGCGGACGCGACGGAAGGCGACCGCGTCGTCTTCAATCCGTACCTGTCGTACTCCGTCATCGGTCCGGGTTACTTCGTCACGCCGAAGGTGCAATGGCACTTCGCGTCGTATGACCTGAGCAACATCGGCACGGGCTCGCCCGCGAACCAGCCGAAGAACTTCACGGAGTCGATCCCGACGTTCTCGTTCGACACCGGCCTGATCTTCGACCGCTCGGTGCGTCTGTTCGGGCAGGATTTCATCCAGACGCTCGAACCGCGTCTGTACTACGTCTACACGCCGTATCGCAACCAGAACTTCGCGCCGCTGTTCGACACCGCTGAGTCGGACTTCGGCCTCGCGGAAATCTTCACGCCGAATACGTTCGTCGGTAACGACCGTATCGCCGATGCGAACCGTGTGACGGCCGCCATCACCACGCGGTTCCTGAACCCGGCGACGGGCGACGAGCGAGCGCGCTTCGTGATCGCGCAGCAGTACTATTTCCGCGATCAGCGCGTCACGCTGAACCAGACGCCGCAGTCTTCGGAACAGGCGACGCATTCGGACCTGATTCTCGGCGCGTCGCTGAAGCTCGGAGCCGGTTTCGCTTCGGAAACGGCGTTCCAATATAATGCGGACAACAACCAGCTGGTCAAGACCAGCATCGGTTTCGGGTACAGCCCGGCAGCAGGCAAGGTCATCAACCTTGGCTACCGTTACACGCGTGCCAACACGACGCTGGACAACCAGCCGATCAACCAGTTGCTGATCTCGGGCCAGTGGCCGTTGATGCACCGTGTGTTCGGCGTAGGGCGTATCAACTACGACCTGAAAGCACAACGCGTCGTCGACGCGCTTCTCGGCATGCAATACGACGCGGATTGCTGGACGCTCGGCGTGGGTTTTCAGCGTTATGCAAACGGGGTGAACTCGACGGGTGGTACGTCGTCCGGCACGCGGGTGCTTGCGCAGCTGACGTTCAAGGGCCTGTCGAGCGTCGACAACGGGCTGATGTCTGCGTTCCGCGCAAGCGTTGCTGGCTATCAGCCGCCACCGCCGCCGCCGCCGCCCGAATCGCAGTTCAACAACTACCAATGA
- a CDS encoding peptidylprolyl isomerase, with product MAIMKKLRLATFATGFAAAASILLAAPAHAQALGGNSNAQTVDTIAAVVNNGVITQRELDMRVGLITKRLNQQHAPIPPADQLRQQVLNQMVLERIQLQRAREDGINVDDAQVQRTLERLAQANNMPLEMYRARIEAQGVPWSTFTGDAKTELILSRLREKEVDSKVTVSDAEVANYIASQRGPTAGLTSDLHLEHILLKAPLNASQTDIEAAQTKANGLLQEALKGDNFEKLAKANSQAADASKGGDLGFQSPSKLPAEFVTAASTLRPGQVNPSVIRTNDGFEIVRLVDRRSGQGATSADSTKLTQTHVRHILLRVGDGMSEPQARQKLLEIRQEIETGQGDFDKFARTYSQDGSASQGGDLGWISPGETVPEFERAMNALQDNQISQPVRSEYGYHLIQVLGRREAEGSVSQQMDLARQAIGQRKAEQAYADWLRELRDTAYVDYKANPITGTSAQ from the coding sequence GTGGCAATCATGAAAAAGCTTCGCCTGGCAACGTTCGCGACCGGCTTCGCTGCGGCCGCTTCCATTCTGCTGGCAGCGCCTGCGCACGCGCAGGCGCTGGGCGGCAACAGCAATGCTCAAACGGTCGATACGATCGCGGCTGTCGTCAACAACGGCGTCATCACGCAGCGCGAGCTGGACATGCGCGTCGGCCTGATCACGAAGCGGCTGAACCAGCAGCACGCGCCGATTCCGCCTGCCGATCAGTTGCGCCAGCAGGTGCTCAATCAGATGGTGCTGGAGCGCATCCAGTTGCAGAGGGCGCGCGAAGACGGCATCAACGTCGACGACGCGCAGGTGCAGCGCACGCTCGAACGTCTCGCGCAGGCCAACAACATGCCGCTCGAAATGTATCGCGCGCGTATCGAGGCGCAAGGCGTGCCCTGGTCGACCTTCACGGGCGACGCGAAGACGGAGCTGATCCTCTCGCGTCTGCGGGAGAAGGAAGTGGACAGCAAGGTCACCGTGTCGGACGCGGAAGTGGCGAACTACATCGCGAGCCAGCGTGGGCCGACGGCCGGCCTCACCAGCGATCTGCACCTGGAGCACATCCTCCTGAAGGCGCCGCTCAACGCGTCGCAGACGGATATCGAAGCGGCGCAGACGAAGGCGAATGGGCTGCTGCAGGAAGCATTGAAGGGCGACAACTTCGAGAAGCTCGCGAAGGCCAATTCGCAGGCGGCGGATGCATCGAAGGGCGGCGACCTGGGCTTTCAGTCACCGTCCAAACTGCCGGCTGAATTCGTGACGGCAGCTTCGACGCTGCGTCCGGGCCAGGTCAATCCGTCCGTGATCCGCACCAACGACGGCTTCGAGATCGTGCGACTCGTCGATCGCCGCTCTGGCCAGGGCGCGACTTCCGCCGATTCGACCAAGCTCACGCAGACGCACGTGCGCCACATCCTGCTGCGTGTCGGCGACGGCATGTCGGAGCCGCAGGCGCGCCAGAAGCTGCTCGAAATCCGCCAGGAGATCGAAACGGGCCAAGGCGATTTCGACAAGTTTGCGCGCACCTATTCGCAGGACGGTTCGGCGTCGCAAGGCGGCGATCTCGGCTGGATCAGCCCAGGCGAAACGGTGCCCGAGTTCGAACGCGCGATGAACGCGCTGCAGGACAACCAGATCAGCCAGCCCGTGCGAAGCGAATATGGCTATCACCTGATCCAGGTGCTCGGCCGGCGCGAAGCGGAAGGCTCGGTCTCGCAGCAGATGGACCTCGCGCGCCAGGCTATCGGCCAGCGCAAGGCGGAACAGGCGTATGCCGACTGGCTGCGTGAGCTGCGCGACACCGCGTATGTCGATTACAAGGCAAACCCGATCACGGGTACCTCCGCGCAATAA
- the pdxA gene encoding 4-hydroxythreonine-4-phosphate dehydrogenase PdxA, producing MTAAQPSNAPLNIAITTGEPAGVGPELTAQALAAAGAHWPDAHFTVLGDSGLMAERAKAVGIDWAAQQGRHIATQHHALAAPAHAGKLDVKNGPYVLGLLDAAIDGALAGTFDAIVTAPLQKSTINDAGVPFTGHTEYLAERTNTPRVVMMLAGTGARPLRVALATTHLPLKDVSAALTVDGLVDTLRIIDHDLRHHFGLPAPRILVTGLNPHAGENGYLGREEIDVISPALQQANGQGIDARGPYPADTLFQPRYLNEADCVLAMFHDQGLPVLKYATFGEGINVTLGLPIIRTSVDHGTALDLAGTGRADAGSLIAAIDTAVSMARNRRAA from the coding sequence ATGACCGCTGCCCAGCCCTCGAACGCACCGCTGAACATCGCGATCACCACGGGCGAGCCGGCTGGCGTCGGTCCTGAACTGACGGCACAGGCGCTCGCCGCGGCGGGCGCGCACTGGCCCGATGCGCACTTCACGGTGCTCGGTGACAGCGGTTTGATGGCCGAACGGGCGAAAGCAGTAGGGATCGACTGGGCGGCGCAGCAGGGCCGCCACATCGCCACGCAGCATCACGCGCTCGCCGCGCCCGCGCACGCCGGCAAGCTCGACGTAAAGAACGGGCCGTATGTGCTCGGCCTGCTCGATGCAGCGATCGATGGCGCGCTCGCGGGCACGTTCGACGCAATCGTCACCGCGCCGCTGCAAAAGAGCACGATCAACGATGCCGGCGTGCCGTTCACCGGTCATACCGAATATCTGGCGGAGCGCACCAACACCCCGCGCGTCGTGATGATGCTGGCGGGCACGGGCGCAAGGCCGCTGCGCGTCGCGCTCGCCACGACGCATCTGCCGCTGAAGGACGTGTCGGCGGCGCTGACGGTCGACGGCCTCGTTGACACGCTGCGTATCATCGACCATGACTTGCGGCACCATTTCGGCCTGCCGGCACCGCGTATTCTCGTCACCGGCCTGAATCCGCATGCGGGTGAAAACGGCTATCTCGGCCGCGAGGAAATCGACGTGATCTCGCCGGCGCTGCAACAGGCGAACGGCCAGGGCATCGACGCGCGCGGCCCGTATCCCGCCGACACGCTGTTTCAGCCGCGTTATCTGAACGAAGCCGATTGCGTACTCGCGATGTTTCACGATCAGGGCCTGCCCGTTCTGAAATACGCGACGTTCGGCGAAGGCATCAACGTGACGCTCGGCTTGCCGATCATTCGCACGTCTGTCGATCACGGCACGGCGCTCGATCTCGCCGGCACAGGCCGCGCGGATGCGGGCAGCCTGATCGCCGCGATCGACACCGCAGTTTCCATGGCGCGCAACCGTCGCGCCGCATGA
- the rsmA gene encoding 16S rRNA (adenine(1518)-N(6)/adenine(1519)-N(6))-dimethyltransferase RsmA, which translates to MSNSSSKQHQGHFARKRFGQNFLVDLGIIDSIVDVIRPQRGERMVEIGPGLGALTEPLIGRLATPEAPLHAVELDRDLIGRLKKKFGELLELHEGDALAFDFGALAEAGEKPTLRIVGNLPYNISSPLLFHLATFADRVIDQHFMLQNEVVERMVAEPGTKAFSRLSVMLQYRYVIDKLLDVPPESFQPPPKVDSAIVRMIPYAPHELPSVDQATLGELVTAAFSQRRKMLRNTLSAYRDTVDFEALGFDLQRRAEDVPVAEYVSVAQAVSAASPK; encoded by the coding sequence ATGTCCAACAGTTCAAGCAAACAGCACCAGGGCCACTTCGCGCGCAAGCGCTTCGGACAGAATTTTCTGGTCGACTTGGGCATCATCGATTCGATTGTCGACGTGATCCGTCCGCAACGCGGCGAGCGCATGGTCGAAATCGGACCGGGGCTGGGCGCGCTGACGGAGCCGCTGATCGGGCGTCTCGCGACGCCCGAAGCGCCGCTGCACGCCGTCGAACTGGACCGCGACCTGATCGGGCGTTTGAAGAAGAAGTTCGGCGAGCTACTCGAATTGCATGAAGGTGATGCGCTCGCGTTCGACTTCGGCGCGCTCGCGGAAGCGGGCGAAAAGCCCACGCTGCGTATCGTCGGCAATCTGCCTTACAACATTTCGAGCCCGTTGCTGTTTCATCTCGCCACTTTCGCCGATCGCGTAATCGATCAGCATTTCATGCTGCAGAACGAAGTGGTCGAGCGGATGGTCGCGGAGCCGGGCACCAAGGCGTTCAGCCGGTTGTCTGTGATGTTGCAGTACCGTTATGTGATCGACAAGCTGCTCGACGTGCCGCCCGAATCGTTCCAGCCGCCGCCGAAAGTCGATTCCGCGATCGTCCGCATGATTCCGTACGCGCCGCACGAACTGCCTTCCGTCGATCAAGCGACGCTCGGTGAACTCGTCACCGCGGCGTTCTCGCAGCGTCGCAAGATGTTGCGAAATACGCTTTCCGCATATCGCGATACCGTCGATTTCGAAGCGCTCGGCTTCGATCTGCAGCGCCGCGCGGAGGACGTGCCCGTCGCAGAGTATGTGTCGGTTGCGCAGGCCGTATCGGCGGCTTCTCCGAAGTAG